The segment CGTGGGGAGCCATGTTGCCGGTGGACATGATGCGCAGGTAGTCGCAGATGTACGCGGTCATGCGCTCATCACCCAGTACCGCAGGGTACTTGGCGAAGATCGGGCTGGCTGCGGCGTCCTCGATGTCACCCTCGATGGCCATCATGCCTTCGCGACGGCTCTTGTTGAGGATCTCGTACACCAGGCCCAGCACTTCCAGGTAGAAGGTATGGGTGAAACGGCTGCCGAACATCTTCAGCGACTTCTTGACCACATGCATGGTCATGTAACCAGGGTTCGCCTGAAGGAACGCACCGAAGGCCGCGCCACCGATGATCAGCACTTCGAACGGCTGAATCAGTGCCGCGATCTTGCCGTGGGAAAGTACGTAGCCGCCGAGCACGCTCGCGAATACGACGATGATGCCGATAATTTTAGCCATAGGTTCAGAGCACTTGCTGTCGTGGTCAGGGTCGGGGACGGGAGCCTTAAAACTCTTCTTCTACTTATCGGCAGAACTGCGCCAGACTATAGCCACTCAAAGCGAAAAGCCAGTTTGGACTGATGTCAATATGCCAATTGAAACCAAGGTGCCAAGTCAGCCCCCGTCAAGTCTTGACGCCTGGGTCAAGCTGCTCGACGGCGTACGCATACCCGTACCCAAAGAGAGCCACGACCGCGTCGTGCAGGCCATCAACGACAGCCGCCGCTCGCTACGTGACATCGCCGAGCTGATGCAGGACAGCCCCGCGCTGGTGCTGTGCGTCATGCGCGAGGCCAACCATTCGGCCAACGCCAGCCAGGCCGAGCCTGCCGAAAGCCTGGAAATCGCCCTCAACCGCCTGGGCCTTGAACGCATTTCACAGCTGCTGGCGCGCCTGCCCTCGCTGCCCAGCGACGACCTGCCGCCGGTGCTGCGCCAGTTCCTGCTGATCAGCCAGCACGCCACGCAACAAGCCAACGGCCTTTTCGCCAGCCGCCTGGCGCGCCTGTGGCAGGAGATCCACTGGGGCAGCCTGCTGTTTCTCTCACCCATGTGGGCCATGGCCGTGGCCTACCCCAAGCTGCTGGATGCCTGGGAGCTGCGGGTCATCCACAAGGGCGAGGACGCTGGCGTTGTCGAGCAGCAGTTGTTCGGCGTGCGCATCATGCAGCTGTGCCAGGCCGTGGCCGAGCACTGGCGCCTGCCGGGCTGGGTCACCCAGGGCTACCGCCTGTTGACCGAGGAGCGCGAGCAACTGGCCCAGGTGCTGAACATCGCCCGCGAGCCCGACCCGCTGGAGCAACAGCACCGCCTGGACGAAGAACCGGCGCTGCGCCGCTGGTTCAACCAGCCACCCAATACCGTGTTGCTGGCCAACGGCCTGGCCCTGGCCGCCCAGGTAGGCTGGGACAACCCGCACCTGCTGCGCTGGCAACTGCTGACCGCGCTGTACCTGCAGACTTCGCTGGACGATGTGCAGCAGCAGGTCCACCAGCAGGCCGCCGCCAGCGCCCGCCACCATGCCCGACATGCCCTGTTCCACCCGGCCGAGGCGCTGATCTGGCCCTGGGACCAGCGCCGCCCGCACCCGGACATGCTCACCCCGCCGCCGCCCAGCAGCGAAGACCTCGCCCACTGGCGCTCGGCCTGCCAGGAGCTGCTTGCCCAGCCCAGCCCGTTCAGCAACGCCGTGCACTTGTCGGCCCAGGCCCGTGAAGCCCTGCAGGCGTGTGGCATGCAACGGGTCATGCTGCTGAGCCTGGACAAGGCCAGCGACTACCTGCGGGTACAGCAAATTGCCGGCCTGCCCACCGAAGCCGGCGCCATGGCCCTGCCGGTGCAGCAGAACAAACTGCTGCAAAAACTCATGGCCCAGGCCGGGCAACTGCGGGTGACGCCGGACAACCACGCTCAGCTCGCAGCCTTGCTGCCGGCGCCGCTGCGGGC is part of the Pseudomonas fakonensis genome and harbors:
- a CDS encoding HDOD domain-containing protein; this translates as MPIETKVPSQPPSSLDAWVKLLDGVRIPVPKESHDRVVQAINDSRRSLRDIAELMQDSPALVLCVMREANHSANASQAEPAESLEIALNRLGLERISQLLARLPSLPSDDLPPVLRQFLLISQHATQQANGLFASRLARLWQEIHWGSLLFLSPMWAMAVAYPKLLDAWELRVIHKGEDAGVVEQQLFGVRIMQLCQAVAEHWRLPGWVTQGYRLLTEEREQLAQVLNIAREPDPLEQQHRLDEEPALRRWFNQPPNTVLLANGLALAAQVGWDNPHLLRWQLLTALYLQTSLDDVQQQVHQQAAASARHHARHALFHPAEALIWPWDQRRPHPDMLTPPPPSSEDLAHWRSACQELLAQPSPFSNAVHLSAQAREALQACGMQRVMLLSLDKASDYLRVQQIAGLPTEAGAMALPVQQNKLLQKLMAQAGQLRVTPDNHAQLAALLPAPLRAFFRGEHLLLRSLAVGGQVLMLAVADQGGKPLADVSVQAFGKTAQCIERALALFASRNA